A region of Ahaetulla prasina isolate Xishuangbanna chromosome 12, ASM2864084v1, whole genome shotgun sequence DNA encodes the following proteins:
- the TSHZ3 gene encoding teashirt homolog 3: MPRRKQQAPRRSAAYVSDELKAAAMVDDDLEPEENTMDGEPSAKYACPEKDFGKNCQSYQNSPAAEFSSHEMDSESHISETSDRMADFESGSIKNEEESKEVSIALEESVVSDSLEQMKAVYNNFLSNSYWSNLNLNLHQPAVEKTNGSSSSSSSSSSSCGSGSFDWHQTAMAKTLQQVSQNRILPEPSLFSTVQLYRQSSKLYGSIFTGASKFRCKDCSAAYDTLVELTVHMNETGHYRDDNHETDNNNPKRWSKPRKRSLLEMEGKEDAQKVLKCMYCGHSFESLQDLSVHMIKTKHYQKVPLKEPVTPVAAKIIPATRKKTSLELELPSSPDSIGGNPKGTLSDVNDPLQKNSNPYITPNNRYGHQNGASYAWHFEARKSQILKCMECGSSHDTLQELTAHMMVTGHFIKVTNSAMKKGKTIIESPVTPTITTLLDEKVQSVPLAATTFTSPSSMPSSASPKLNMEVKKEVEKERTVADEKVKDKDKLSEDEEKYDISSKYHYLTENDLEESPKGGLDILKSLENTVTSAINKAQNGTPSWGGYPSIHAAYQLPNMMKLSLGSSGKNTSLKPMFGNAELVSPTKSQPLISPPNSQTSPVSKTNFHAMEELVKKVTEKVAKVEEKLKEPEAGKLSPVKRATPSPCSSEVSEPLKMDTSSDIGFKSHQNSPVSQRESCRDSPTGEPMENGKEIVKKIANTLTSSAAIITDHPPEQPFVNPLSALQSVMNIHLGKAAKPSLPALDPMSMLFKMSNSLAEKAAVATPPLQPKKPDHLDRYFYHVNNDQPIDLTKGKSDKSCSLGSVLLSSTSASSASSSSTVTTAKTSAVVSFMSNSPLRENALSDISDMLKNLTESHTSKSSTPSSLSEKSDIDGMTIEEPEETTPAQKRKGRQSNWNPQHLLILQAQFAASLQQTSEGKYIMSDLSPQERMHISRFTGLSMTTISHWLANVKYQLRRTGGTKFLKNLDTGHPVFFCNDCASQIRTPSTYISHLESHLGFRLRDLSKLSSEQINNQIAQTKPSSEKLLAPSPEEELGTSYQCKLCNRTFASKHAVKLHLSKTHGKSPEDHLLYVCELEKQ; this comes from the coding sequence CTTATGTTTCGGATGAGCTGAAAGCTGCTGCCATGGTAGATGATGACTTGGAACCAGAAGAGAATACAATGGATGGAGAACCTTCTGCAAAGTACGCCTGTCCAGAAAAGGACTTTGGCAAGAATTGCCAGAGCTATCAGAACTCTCCAGcggcagaattttccagccatgaAATGGACAGCGAGTCCCATATCAGCGAGACGAGTGATCGAATGGCCGATTTTGAGAGTGGCTCTATCAAAAACGAGGAGGAGAGCAAAGAGGTTTCCATAGCACTGGAAGAATCTGTGGTATCGGACAGTTTGGAGCAGATGAAGGCTGTCTACAATAACTTCCTCTCCAATTCCTACTGGTCCAACCTGAATTTGAATCTCCACCAGCCGGCCGTTGAAAAAACGAATGGCAgcagtagcagtagtagtagtagcagcagcagctgtGGCAGTGGGAGCTTCGATTGGCACCAGACCGCCATGGCCAAAACGTTACAGCAAGTGTCTCAGAACAGAATCCTTCCTGAGCCAAGCCTTTTTAGCACAGTTCAGTTGTACAGGCAGAGCAGTAAACTTTATGGCTCCATCTTTACCGGAGCCAGCAAATTCCGCTGTAAAGACTGTAGCGCAGCCTACGATACTTTGGTGGAATTAACGGTGCACATGAACGAAACGGGGCATTACCGGGACGACAACCACGAAACGGATAACAACAACCCCAAACGGTGGTCTAAGCCTCGTAAACGCTCCTTGCTTGAAATGGAAGGGAAAGAAGATGCCCAGAAAGTATTAAAGTGCATGTACTGTGGCCATTCCTTTGAATCGCTTCAAGACTTGAGCGTGCATatgataaaaacaaaacattaccaAAAAGTGCCTCTGAAGGAACCCGTAACCCCCGTAGCAGCAAAAATCATACCAGCCACTCGAAAAAAAACCTCGCTGGAATTAGAACTGCCAAGTTCCCCAGATTCTATTGGGGGGAACCCCAAAGGAACTCTTTCCGATGTCAACGACCCTCTTCAAAAGAACTCCAATCCTTACATTACACCGAATAACCGCTATGGACACCAGAACGGTGCCAGCTACGCCTGGCATTTTGAAGCGAGGAAATCTCAAATCCTCAAGTGCATGGAGTGCGGCAGTTCCCACGACACCTTGCAGGAGCTCACGGCCCACATGATGGTGACAGGACACTTCATTAAAGTCACCAACTCTGCCATGAAGAAAGGGAAGACCATTATAGagtcccctgtcacgcccaccataaCAACTCTGCTTGACGAGAAAGTCCAATCGGTGCCCCTCGCGGCCACAACCTTCACCTCTCCTTCCAGCATGCCATCCAGCGCCTCCCCGAAACTAAACATGGAAGTCAAGAAAGAAGTGGAGAAAGAGAGAACCGTTGCTGATGAAAAGGTGAAAGACAAAGACAAATTAAGCGAAGATGAGGAAAAATACGACATCTCCTCCAAATATCATTACCtgacagaaaatgacttggaagaaAGCCCAAAAGGGGGACTAGATATTTTAAAGTCATTAGAAAACACAGTCACTTCAGCTATTAACAAAGCCCAGAATGGTACCCCAAGCTGGGGTGGATATCCCAGTATTCATGCTGCCTATCAGCTGCCCAACATGATGAAATTATCCCTAGGGTCATCGGGAAAGAACACTTCTTTGAAACCCATGTTTGGAAATGCTGAATTGGTCTCGCCCACTAAAAGTCAGCCCCTGATTTCACCTCCAAATAGCCAAACATCCCCTGTGTCCAAAACAAATTTTCATGCCATGGAAGAGTTGGTGAAGAAAGTCACTGAGAAAGTAGCCAAAGTGGAAGAGAAACTGAAGGAACCTGAAGCGGGGAAGCTTTCGCCCGTGAAGAGAGCCACCCCTTCGCCGTGCAGCAGTGAAGTCAGCGAACCCCTCAAGATGGACACTTCCAGTGACATTGGGTTCAAAAGCCATCAGAATAGTCCAGTTTCTCAGAGGGAGAGCTGCAGAGACAGCCCAACCGGAGAACCGATGGAGAACGGCAAGGAGATTGTCAAGAAAATCGCAAACACTTTGACCAGCAGTGCAGCTATTATTACTGACCATCCTCCCGAACAACCCTTTGTAAATCCATTAAGTGCATTACAATCTGTCATGAACATTCATCTTGGGAAGGCGGCGAAACCTTCCCTTCCTGCCCTAGACCCCATGAGCATGCTTTTTAAAATGAGCAACAGCTTAGCAGAAAAGGCTGCGGTAGCAACGCCACCCTTGCAACCCAAAAAACCCGATCACTTAGACCGTTATTTTTACCATGTCAATAACGACCAGCCCATTGATTTGACGAAAGGCAAGAGTGACAAGAGCTGCTCTTTGGGTTCAGTGCTTTTGTCATCCACATCAGCGTCTTCAGCATCTTCTTCATCCACAGTGACAACCGCAAAGACATCTGCGGTTGTGTCGTTTATGTCAAACTCGCCGCTACGCGAGAATGCCTTGTCAGATATCTCGGATATGCTCAAGAACCTGACAGAAAGTCACACGTCAAAATCTTCCACACCTTCCAGTCTCTCCGAGAAGTCTGACATTGATGGCATGACAATTGAGGAACCGGAAGAAACGACTCCAGCTCAGAaaaggaagggacgccagtcaaACTGGAATCCTCAACATTTACTCATCCTGCAAGCCCAATTCGCTGCCAGTTTGCAGCAGACGTCGGAAGGGAAATACATTATGTCAGATTTGAGCCCTCAAGAGAGAATGCACATTTCCAGGTTTACGGGACTATCGATGACCACCATTAGCCACTGGTTGGCCAATGTGAAATACCAACTCCGAAGGACAGGGGGGACAAAATTCCTTAAAAATTTAGACACCGGGCACCCGGTGTTCTTTTGTAACGATTGTGCTTCTCAAATCAGAACTCCTTCAACGTACATCAGCCACCTCGAGTCCCATCTAGGTTTCAGGCTACGAGACTTGTCCAAACTCTCGAGCGAGCAGATTAACAATCAGATAGCACAAACCAAGCCATCCTCTGAGAAACTGTTGGCGCCTTCGCCAGAGGAAGAGCTGGGCACTTCCTACCAGTGTAAACTCTGCAACAGGACTTTTGCAAGCAAGCATGCTGTGAAGCTTCATCTCAGTAAAACCCATGGGAAATCTCCTGAGGACCACCTTCTCTACGTCTGTGAATTAGAAAAACAGTAG